A part of Limihaloglobus sulfuriphilus genomic DNA contains:
- a CDS encoding dihydrolipoyl dehydrogenase has product MESKRVKAVIIGAGSAGLSAMRQIRKYTDEYVIIDNGKLGTKCARNGCMPSKALISVANGFHKRDILAEAGITGADKAAANIPQVLAHVRRLRDGFTNRMIEVTKELAGEKLIRAKAGIVSPDTVSAGDLTFKTDSIVIATGSRPRLPHGWEKLGSRLFTSDNIFEAENLPPRIAVIGMGTIGLELGQALSRLGIEISLFARKSFGQISDPEIKAAAFEILGRELNVNIGSDVSFDCDGDEVKVRNADTESTVDAVIAAMGVEPDIKDLGLENLGVDLDSRGMPSFDFRTMQVADLPVYIAGDANGSRPILHEAVDEGSIAGHNAVAESPEKFCRRVGLSVIFTHPQIAKAGLSFKEIKSRGISFVVGNEDFADQARARLEMEAHGQMNIYAESETARLIGAELVCPDGEHLAHVLALAINERKSVYDMLRMPFYHPTLAESLRAALLDAAGKLPDKGKKLNLGLCGSCPEKPLC; this is encoded by the coding sequence ATGGAATCTAAACGCGTTAAGGCAGTTATCATCGGCGCCGGCAGTGCGGGGCTCTCTGCAATGCGTCAGATAAGAAAATATACTGATGAGTATGTAATAATAGACAACGGCAAACTCGGGACAAAATGTGCCCGCAATGGCTGTATGCCTTCTAAAGCCCTTATTTCAGTCGCGAACGGTTTTCATAAAAGAGATATCCTCGCAGAGGCCGGCATAACCGGCGCTGATAAGGCCGCCGCGAATATACCTCAGGTGCTCGCGCATGTACGCAGGCTTAGAGACGGCTTTACAAACAGGATGATAGAGGTGACAAAAGAGCTTGCGGGCGAAAAACTCATTCGGGCCAAAGCCGGGATTGTGTCGCCGGATACGGTAAGTGCAGGTGATTTGACTTTTAAGACGGATTCTATAGTAATTGCAACCGGATCAAGGCCGCGGCTTCCGCACGGCTGGGAGAAGTTAGGCAGCAGGCTTTTTACGAGCGATAACATATTTGAAGCTGAAAATCTGCCGCCAAGAATCGCGGTTATCGGTATGGGCACAATCGGTCTTGAGCTTGGCCAGGCACTTAGCAGGCTTGGCATAGAAATATCACTGTTCGCCAGAAAGAGCTTTGGACAGATAAGCGACCCGGAGATTAAAGCCGCCGCGTTTGAAATTTTAGGACGTGAATTAAACGTCAATATAGGAAGTGATGTGAGTTTTGATTGCGACGGCGATGAGGTGAAAGTCAGAAATGCCGATACAGAGTCAACTGTAGATGCTGTGATAGCGGCGATGGGGGTAGAGCCGGATATCAAAGATCTCGGTCTCGAAAACCTCGGTGTGGATTTAGACAGCCGCGGTATGCCCTCGTTTGATTTCAGGACAATGCAGGTAGCTGATTTGCCGGTATATATTGCCGGCGATGCCAACGGTTCCAGGCCTATACTCCACGAGGCGGTAGATGAGGGATCTATTGCCGGACATAACGCCGTCGCCGAGAGCCCTGAGAAGTTTTGCAGACGCGTCGGCCTTAGCGTAATATTTACACATCCGCAGATAGCAAAAGCGGGTTTGTCTTTCAAGGAGATAAAGAGCAGGGGGATTTCGTTTGTAGTGGGAAATGAGGATTTTGCGGATCAGGCCCGCGCACGGCTTGAAATGGAAGCTCACGGACAGATGAACATATACGCCGAAAGTGAAACAGCCCGCCTTATTGGTGCCGAGCTTGTATGCCCGGACGGGGAGCATCTGGCGCATGTACTGGCGCTGGCGATAAATGAGAGAAAGAGCGTTTACGATATGCTCAGGATGCCTTTTTATCATCCGACATTAGCCGAGTCACTCAGAGCGGCTCTGCTTGACGCGGCGGGTAAACTGCCTGACAAGGGCAAAAAACTCAATTTAGGTTTATGCGGCTCTTGTCCTGAAAAACCTCTGTGCTGA
- a CDS encoding UvrB/UvrC motif-containing protein, which yields MSSEKLTDKDRFAAIREQLKGLPAGPGLYFFRDSRDTVLYIGKAANIRSRASSYFQASADLMSSRGPKIVEMVAKTARVTCLETANEVEAILQEARLIKDIRPPYNTNLKDDKTFPYIEITSSNDFPGVYVTRQPRSKGSILFGPFAGAGSLQNVIVALQKIFRFRTCRLEILAKDDKRRFFRPCILHSIKQCTAPCGDRISREDYRKIIRDLTRFMRAKRSGYIRKVENEMQSAASELNYERAAVLRDRIKAIKRLELRGTVESNVQPEVFVQDPAAANVAMQKLLGSETAIRTIEGFDIAHISGQDTVGSLVKFIDGRPFKSGYRRFKIKTVRGIDDYESLREVLRRRYRHAAQGDELWPDVVLIDGGLGQLHAIEEVFSMFDGPKPHLLSLAKKEELVYISGRDDNPVRLKANSPARKLLQYVRDEAHRFAQHYHHILRSKRFTGKG from the coding sequence ATGAGCAGTGAAAAACTTACAGACAAAGATCGTTTTGCGGCAATTCGCGAGCAGCTTAAGGGGCTGCCTGCGGGGCCCGGCCTGTATTTTTTCCGTGATTCCAGAGATACAGTCCTTTATATAGGCAAAGCGGCGAATATCCGCAGCCGGGCATCGAGCTATTTTCAGGCATCGGCAGACCTTATGAGCTCGCGAGGTCCTAAAATCGTTGAGATGGTCGCCAAAACCGCCAGGGTTACCTGTCTTGAGACTGCCAACGAAGTAGAGGCGATTCTGCAGGAGGCCCGCCTGATTAAGGATATCAGGCCTCCGTACAACACAAACCTCAAAGACGACAAGACGTTTCCTTATATAGAGATAACAAGCAGTAATGACTTCCCGGGTGTGTATGTTACCCGTCAGCCGCGTTCTAAGGGCAGTATTCTTTTCGGGCCTTTCGCGGGTGCCGGCAGCCTCCAGAATGTTATCGTCGCTTTGCAGAAAATTTTCCGTTTTCGAACGTGCCGGCTTGAGATTTTGGCCAAAGATGACAAACGGCGGTTTTTTCGCCCGTGTATTCTGCACAGCATTAAGCAGTGTACTGCTCCGTGCGGAGACAGGATTAGCCGCGAGGATTACCGCAAAATAATCCGGGATTTGACCCGGTTCATGCGGGCCAAACGCAGCGGCTACATCCGCAAGGTTGAAAACGAGATGCAGTCTGCGGCTTCGGAGCTGAATTACGAGAGGGCGGCTGTTCTTCGCGACAGGATTAAAGCAATAAAGCGGCTTGAGCTTCGCGGCACTGTTGAAAGCAATGTCCAGCCGGAGGTGTTTGTGCAGGATCCCGCCGCGGCGAATGTTGCCATGCAGAAGCTGCTTGGCTCGGAAACCGCGATACGTACTATCGAGGGTTTTGATATCGCTCATATTTCCGGCCAGGATACGGTCGGTTCGCTGGTTAAGTTCATAGACGGGCGGCCTTTCAAGAGCGGTTACCGCAGGTTTAAGATCAAAACAGTGCGTGGTATTGATGATTATGAGAGTCTCAGGGAGGTGCTCCGCCGCCGCTACCGCCACGCCGCTCAGGGTGATGAGCTCTGGCCGGATGTTGTGCTCATTGACGGCGGGCTTGGCCAGCTCCACGCCATAGAAGAGGTGTTCTCTATGTTTGACGGGCCCAAGCCGCACCTGCTTTCGCTTGCAAAAAAGGAGGAGCTGGTGTATATCAGCGGCAGAGATGATAATCCCGTGCGGCTCAAGGCCAATTCGCCGGCTCGTAAATTGCTGCAGTATGTTCGGGACGAGGCACACCGGTTCGCCCAGCATTACCATCATATTCTCCGCTCAAAACGTTTTACCGGCAAAGGATAA
- a CDS encoding helix-turn-helix domain-containing protein, whose amino-acid sequence MKGIREEKSCCFSYFSDGTPVPDVLTEKEAVKFLRLDDGETKYPSKSLEYYRNQGILRGTRVGKRLRYLKSELLNFLENQTRITNGEMS is encoded by the coding sequence ATGAAAGGAATTAGAGAAGAAAAGAGTTGTTGTTTTAGCTATTTTTCAGATGGAACCCCTGTTCCAGACGTTTTAACCGAGAAAGAGGCTGTAAAATTCTTGAGATTGGATGATGGAGAGACAAAATATCCATCAAAAAGTCTTGAATATTATCGCAATCAAGGAATTTTGAGAGGAACCAGGGTTGGCAAGAGATTAAGGTATTTAAAGTCTGAGCTGCTCAATTTTCTTGAGAATCAAACCCGGATAACAAATGGAGAAATGTCATGA
- a CDS encoding tyrosine-type recombinase/integrase has translation MRIRNEVTITRDKRSPKPWKVRWWGKYDITSEKQQRYSRSFKTKKEAEKFAQSLKEDIEDGISVEPKVVTLGNLCDQVFEAKKMEVAPTTLRLLNETILRLKSYFGNHRNIKTLRRIEAEGFIRKLKRLDARDGDVSDSTKHRHLRMSKTIFNKALDWDYIKKNPFKGITLGKIKTQRHYYIRPQEFNALMQAIDKKVIRKDKKSNIREKQDNYNKAFMKAFYSVMYGCGFRFGEVANLMWDDGNIDFKNSIITTFNRESRDGLPPFRVKDFEARSVEAPSWVMNPLTQMRQFRTPDNPYVFLSHERYLKVKDTWARLVAEGKEGKWLNSMLINNTNRQLKFYCKKAGIITSDRLSIHCLRKAYGTNLANLNTPIHTLKSLMGHGSVSTTMKYYILSSDENKLKAVEKLERLIGA, from the coding sequence ATGCGAATACGAAATGAAGTAACAATTACCAGAGACAAACGGTCCCCCAAGCCCTGGAAGGTCAGGTGGTGGGGCAAGTATGATATTACTTCTGAAAAACAGCAAAGATATAGCAGGAGTTTCAAGACCAAAAAAGAGGCTGAGAAGTTTGCTCAAAGTTTAAAAGAGGATATTGAAGATGGGATTTCAGTTGAACCCAAAGTGGTTACTCTTGGGAATCTCTGTGACCAGGTTTTTGAGGCAAAGAAAATGGAGGTCGCTCCAACTACCTTAAGACTTTTAAACGAAACGATTCTGAGACTTAAGAGTTATTTCGGAAACCATCGTAATATAAAGACTCTAAGACGGATTGAGGCTGAGGGTTTTATTCGAAAACTGAAACGGCTCGATGCCCGTGATGGTGATGTATCAGATTCTACGAAGCATAGGCATCTCAGGATGTCCAAGACTATATTTAACAAGGCACTTGATTGGGACTATATAAAGAAAAACCCTTTTAAAGGCATTACATTAGGAAAAATAAAGACTCAGAGACACTATTATATCAGACCTCAAGAGTTCAATGCTCTGATGCAGGCGATTGATAAAAAGGTCATCAGGAAGGACAAAAAGAGCAATATCAGGGAGAAACAGGATAATTACAACAAAGCGTTTATGAAGGCATTTTATTCTGTTATGTATGGCTGTGGATTCAGGTTTGGCGAGGTAGCAAATCTGATGTGGGATGATGGGAATATTGACTTCAAGAATTCAATAATTACTACCTTTAACAGGGAATCCAGGGACGGGCTTCCCCCCTTCAGAGTCAAGGATTTTGAAGCTCGTTCTGTTGAGGCTCCTTCCTGGGTCATGAATCCGTTAACGCAGATGAGGCAGTTTAGAACTCCTGATAATCCTTATGTATTCCTGTCCCATGAGAGGTATCTCAAGGTCAAAGATACTTGGGCTCGATTGGTGGCAGAGGGTAAAGAAGGTAAGTGGCTCAACTCTATGCTTATCAATAACACAAACAGACAGTTGAAATTCTACTGCAAAAAAGCGGGTATCATTACATCTGACAGGTTGAGCATCCATTGTTTACGAAAGGCATACGGGACTAACCTGGCCAACTTAAATACGCCTATACATACGTTAAAATCACTTATGGGACACGGCTCAGTTTCGACCACGATGAAATACTACATTCTGAGCTCTGATGAAAATAAACTAAAGGCTGTCGAGAAACTGGAAAGACTGATAGGAGCGTAA